The Kribbella sp. NBC_00662 nucleotide sequence TCGACGCACCGCCCATCACGCCGGCGACACCGATCGCGCCGGAGTCGTCGGTGATCAGCAGGTCCTCGACGTCCAGCTCACGGGTCTGGTCGTCGAGCGTCATCAGCTTCTCGCCGGCGTTCGCCCGCCGGACGACGATCTCACCGGACAGCCGGCCCTTGTCGTACGTGTGGATCGGCTGCCCGAGCTCGAGCATCACGTAGTTCGCCACGTCGACCCCGATCGAGATCGGCCGCATCCCGGACGCGAGCAGCCGCTTCTGCATCCACCGCGGCGACAACGCCTGCGCGTCGATCCCGGTCACCGTCCGCGTGACGAACACGCTGCACGCCTCGGCATCGTCGACCCGCACCGGGTAACCACCCGCCCCGGACCCGTCCAGCGTCAGCTCGGCGGGATCCTTCAGCGCAACGCCGTACGCCGTCGCTGCCTCGCGGGCGACCCCGCGGATCGACAGGCAGTACCCGCGATCCGGCGTCACCGCGATATCGAGCACGTCGTCGCGCAGCGCGAGCAGCTCGATCGCGTCATCACCCGGCGCGGCCTCACCCGGCTCCAGCACGACGATCCCGTGCGTACCGTCGTCGCCCAGACCGAGCTCCGCGCTCGAGCAGATCATCCCGTTGGAGACATGCCCGTACGTCTTCCGCGCCGAGATCGCGAACCCGCCGGGCAGCACAGCACCCGGCAGCACGACGACGACGAGATCGCCGACCGCGAAGTTGTTCGCACCGCAGACGACCCACTGCGGCTCGTCCTTGCCGATGTCGAGCGAACACCAGCGGACCGTCTTGCCGTTCTTCTGCGGCTCGTCCTCGAACGTCAGCACCCGGCCGACCACGAGCGGACCGGTCAGGTCGGACTCCTCGACGGTCTCGACCTCGAGGCCGGCCCGGATCAGCTTCTCGCCGACGTCGCGGCCGGTCACACCGGCCGGGAGGTCGACGTACTCACGGAGCCATGACAGTGGGACCCGCATCAGATCTCCATCCCGAACTGGCGGCTGAACCGCACGTCACCCTCGACCATGTCCCGCATGTCCTCGACCCCGTTGCGGAACATCAGCGTCCGCTCCAGGCCCATGCCGAACGCGAACCCGGAGTACCGCTCGGTGTCGATGCCGTTGGCCTGCAGGACCCGCGGGTTCACCACACCGCAGCCGCCCCACTCGATCCAGCCCTCGCTGCCGCAGGTGCGGCACGGGCGGTCGGGGTTGCCGACGGACGCGCCGCGGCAGACGAAGCACTTCAGGTCGACCTCGGCCGACGGCTCGGTGAACGGGAAGAAGTTCGGCCGGAGGCGCGCCTCGAGGCCCTCGCCGAACATCGAGACGACGAAGTGGTCGAGCGTGCCCTTCAGGTGCGCGAGCGTGATCCCTTCGTCCACGACGAGGCCTTCGACCTGGTAGAAGACCGGCGTGTGCGTCGCGTCGAGCTCGTCGGTGCGGAACACGCGGCCCGGGCAGATCACGTAGATCGGCGGCTTGCGGCTCAGCATCGACCGCGCCTGGACGGGCGACGTGTGCGTCCGCAGAACCTTGCCGGAGCCGGCCGGCTCGACGAAGAACGTGTCCTGCATCTGCCGCGCCGGGTGGTCGGGCTGGAAGTTCAGCGCGTCGAAGTTGAGCCACTCGGCCTCGACTTCCGGGCCCTCGGCGACGTCCCAGCCGAGCGCGGTGAAGACGTCCGCGACCTGCTCGGAGATCAGCGAGAGCGGGTGCCGCGCGCCGAGCTCGGGGGTGTGCCACGGCAGCGTCACGTCGACGCGCTCGGTGGCCAGCATCCGCTCCTCGTGCTCGGCCTCGAGGACGGCCAGCCGAGATGCGAAGCCCTCGTTGATCGCCTTCCGGGCCGCGCCGATCCGCTGACCGGCCTCCTTGCGGGCCTGCGGCGGCAGCGCGCCGATCTCCCGGTTGGCCAGCACGATCGGCGATTTGTCGCCGAGATGGGTGGACTTGGCCTCCTGCAGGGCGGCCAGGTCGGCCGCCTCGGTAAACGCCGTCAGTGCCTCGTCGCGGGTCCGCTCCACCTCTTCGGCATGCAGCGGCGTCACTTCGACCGGGTCGTAATCAGTGTTGGGACCGGACATGGCTCGCTCTCAATTCGGAACTTCTGCGAATTGCAGTCTAGAAACCCGAACCCCAAGAGCGTGAATCGGCTGTCCACAACCCTGTGGATCAGCCCATTTTGTATCTGCCCCGGACGATCGCGCCGAGGACCGCCAGCGCGGCCAGCAGCGCGCCGACGCCGACCGGCAGCAGGAAGATCGGGTACGCCGAGGGCCCCGGCGCGCGGTCTTCCAGGATGAGGCAGGCCGCCGCGGCCACGACGTACCCGAGGGCAAGGATCGTGGACACGACACCGGCGGCCTGCGCCCATTTCAGGACGAACCGATGCGATCTCCGCCAGCCGATCGTGAACGTCACGAGAGCCACCGGGATCAGCACCAGCGTGCAGGAAAGCATCAGATTCACGACCCCTTGCGCGTCACTCCCCTGCAGCATGCGCACATCGTGTCAGTGCACTGGGTCGTCCACCGGTGCCGGAGCGGAGTCCTCGACCTTGGCCTGTCCGCGCGGCAGGAGCGCCAACGCGACCACAGCACCCGCGATCGCACCGCCGGCTCCGACGGTCATCGAGATCGACATTGCGTCGATGAACGCATGCTTGGCGGACGCGAAGAAGTCCGGACCGAGCGCGAGGGTGTCCGCGATCGACTTCCGTGCTGCCTCCGGAACGGAGTCAGGCAGCGCCGAGGAGTACGCCGCCGCGAGCACACTGCCCAGTACGGCGACCGAGAGCGCCGCGCCGGTCTGCTGCACGGTGTCGTTCATCGCCGAGCCCACACCGCGGTGCTCTGCCGGAACGGCCTGCATCAACAGCGTGTACGCCGCCGGACCGGCCAGACCGCCGCCGATGCCCATCACCAGCAGGCCGATGATCAACAGCCCGTAGCCGCTCGAATCGGACACCTGCGTCAGGATCCCGAAGCTGCCCGCGATGATCAGCAACCCGAGGCAGATCAGCGTCCGGTCCGCGACCTTCTTCCCCAGTGCGGCGCCCAGCCCGTTGAACGCGGCCGCGGCAACGGCGTACGGAATCAGCGCCAGCCCGGCCTTCAGCGGGCTGTACCCGAGCACGAACTGCAGGTACTGCGTCAACGCCAGCAGCAACCCGCCCGCGGTGAACGACAGCAGCACGATCGAGAAACTCGTACCGCTGAAGCGGCGATCCCGGAACAGCGCGAGCGGCACCATCGGGTGCTCACTGCGCTTCTCCCACAGCGCGAACGCGGTCAACGCGACCACTCCGACGGCGAGACCGCCGAGGACCCGGGCGGAGCCCCAGCCATCCGCGGGGATCGACACGATCGCCCAGACGATCGACGCCATCCCGACGATCGTCAGCACCGCGCCGATCGGGTCGACGTCGCGCGCCGGACCCTTCGACTCCGGGATCAGCGCGAGGGTCCCGATGATCGCGAGCGCGGCGATCGGCACGTTCAGCAGGAAGATCGAGCCCCACCAGAAGTGGTTCAGCAGGACCCCGCCGATGGTCGGGCCGGCGACCACACCGAGCATCGCGACCATCGACCAGCCGGCCATCGCCTTGCGCTGCTCCTCCGGCGGGAACACGGTGAACAGCAGCGACAGCGTGCTCGGCATCAGCAGCGATCCGCCGACACCCATCAGGAAGCGGCAGGCGATCAGCTGCCACGGGTTGTCGGCCAGGGTCGCCAGCAGCGAGGCCGCGCCGAAGACCACCAGGCCGAGGAGCAGCATCTTCCGCCGGCCGAACCGGTCGGACAGGCTTCCGGCGGTCAGCAGCAGCCCGGCGAACGCCAGGATGTAGGCGTCGATCACCCACTGGATGTCCGCGGGTGTCGCGCCCAGATCGCGCATCAGCGACGGGATCGCCAGGTTCAGGACGGTGTTGTCGACGACCAGGACCATCAGGCTCAGGCACAGGATCAGCAGGATCCACCAGCGACGCGGATGCCCCGCCGCTGCGGAAGTCTCGGACGACTCGAACGGTGTACTAGTCACTCGCACACTGTACGACAAACTCGTACAGTGTGCGAGTGCTTTGTAGGATGGGTGCATGAGGGAAACGATCTGGACCCGGCAACGGACAGCTGCACCGGCGCGCGAGACGCTCAGCCGGGAGCAGATCGTGAAGAACGCAATGGAGATTCTGGACAGCGAGGGCGTCGGCGGGCTGAGCATGCGCAAGCTCGCCGCCCGGCTCGGAGCCGGCGCGACCAGCCTCTACTGGCACGTGCCGACCAAGGACGACCTCGTCGACCTGCTGATCGACCAGGTCTGGGGAGAGATCGACGTGCCCGAGCCGGAGCTGGCCGGGTGGCGGAGCGGGGCACTGCTGTTCGGGCACAGCCTGCGCTCCGCCGTACTGCGGCATCCGTGGCTGCCCGAGGTGATGTACACCAGGCCGAGCATCGGCCCGAACGCGATGGCGCTCGGCGAGCGCGGCCTGGTGCTGTTCGGAGCGGCCGGGTTCACCCCGCGGGAGGTCGACCTGGCGATGGGCAGCGTGATGTCGTACGTGCTCGGCACGGTCAGCGCCGAGGTCGCGACCCGCGAGATGGTCCGGAAGTCCGGCCGCTCCGAGGAGAGCTGGGTGAGCGAGATGCTCGAGCAGGCGCAGTCGGTCGCCGGTGACTACCCGCAGATGCAGGAGTCGGTCCGCCGCCGTACGTCGGTGAACCTTGACTCCGAGCTGACCGAGAACTTCGTCTTCGGCCTCGACGCCCTGCTCGACGGCCTGCAGTCCCGCGTCAAGAAGTAAGGCCGAACCACGGTTCCTTGGCCAGTTCCTCGTCCAATACCTTGCGATCGCCCTCACTCGCGACGAGCTTCGTCAGCTCACGAGCTTTCTCCAACTCCACGCGCGCGGCAGCCGTCTGACCGGTTGCCGCGAGCGCCCGAGCCAGCGCCTCGCGGGCGAAGGGCTCGTCCCAGTCAGCCATCTGCTCGGGGTGTGTCTCGATGAGCTCGAGACAGCGGCGCGCGTGCTGCAGCCCCACGTCGAGGCGTCCGATCCGGAGCGCCACCCGGGCGATCAGGTGCTCGCCGCGGGCGTGATTCGCCTCGTTGCCTGCCTCCAACCAGTGCAGGCAGGCGGCGTACGCGCCGTACAGCAAGCGCTCCTGGTCTTCCAGCGGGCTTGTCTCGTCGATCTCTTCGAGCAGGTCCCAGGTCTCGTTGTTGAGCTCGACGCCGAAGTACCGGTGCAGCTCGCGGCCCTCAACGAGCTCGGTGGCCACCTTCTCCATCAGCTCCGGCCAGCTCGCCAGCCCGTACTCCCGCGCAATCGTCAACTGCGCGTCCCGCAACGTGAAGGTCGCCTCGTCAAACGCCGGGTGATGCGCGCGAGCCCGCTCGATAGCATCGGGCCGGCCTTTGACGACCGCCTTACGGAGCTCCTTCGCCCGGGCGCGCAACTGGCTGAGGCTGGCCTTCGCGGGCAGCGGTGTAGTCGACATCAACAGTCCTTCCAGACAGCCCGCTCCGCTGAATCAGACCGTCCCGAAGGGTTCACCGGTCGACACAGGTACTACTCCCACCATCCAGGTGCACTCAGTGCTTGCCGCGGAGAAGAGGCGCCCTGGCGCGCGCTAGCCCAACGCTGACACGCGATACCCCACCCCGTCAATCAGCGTGGCAGATGGATCGGGTTGGTCCAGGCTCGATGGCCGGTTGCGTCCTCGACGGTGATACGGCAGTGGCGACCGCGGAACAACGACCAGGACAGGGTGCACTCGGTGAGGTCGGTGCCTTGGGCAAGCTCCGCGCCGGGGTGGCCGCCGGTGAGGAGGATCTTTGTGGCGGGTGAGCAGCGGACGACGATCGCGTCGCCCTCGAGGTGTACGTCGTACAGCTCGGGGCCGGTGCTGGAGTAGAAGTGGCCGGCCTTCAAGGCGGTCAGGAGCGCGTCCGGTTCGAGGGCTTCGGCGCGGACGTGCACCCAGGCCTGGCAGGGCGGCGGGTCCTGGGGTTGCAGGTGGGCGTCGTCGGCGGCGTACGTCGTGAGGCGGTGACCGCGATTGAGCAGGACATCGGCGAGGTGCCAGCTGTCGCCGCGGTTCTCGCGCTCGGACAGGGCGTTCTGGACCTCGATCGAGTGCGCTGCGTCGAGGCTCTCGGCGTCGGCCGCTGTCAGGAGTGAAGCCGACGGGTGGGCCATGCCGACGAACGCACCTGCGGCCCGCGCTCGTCTCGCCAGCTCAGGACCGGTCTCGGCGTCCGACGGGCGTGCGAAGTCCAGTGGCAGACCGGCAGCGATGATGTGCCACTGCTGACCGGCTTCCGTCCGCGGGGCGTGGAGTTCGGCGCCGATCAGCGTGGTGAATCCGTCCGCCCGCAGGTCCCTGGTGTCGGTGATCGGGTATCCGTACTCGGGCCGGAAGTGGTCGGTGATCGCAACGAAGTCGTACCCGGCGTCGCGGTACACGTCCGCGGTCTCGCGCGGCGATCGCGCTCCGTCGGACAGGTTCGAGTGGGTGTGCAGATTCCCGCGCCAGAACCGCCCAGGGAGATCGAACGTCATCGGCGTTGGGCTCGGGCTGAGGCGTAGAGGCAGACCGCGGCGGCGGTCGCGAGGTTGAGGGACTCGGCGCGGCCGTAGATCGGGACCTTCACGGAGTGGTCGACGATGGCGTTGATGTCGTCGGGCAGACCGTGGGCCTCGTTGCCGAAGAGCCAGACCGTGGGCTTGGCGAGCGTCCCGTCGTCGATGCACGTGTCGAGATCGGTAGCGCCGTACCCGTCGGCGGCGAGCACCTGCAGACCCTGGTCACGCCAGGACCCGACGGCCGTCGCGATGTCGACGTCGGTGGTGATCGGCACGTGGAAGATGCTGCCGACACTGGCCCGGACGGCCTTCGGGTTGTGCGGGTCCACGGACTCCGCCGACAGTACGACGGCATCCGCGCCGGCCGCGTCCGCCGTACGGATCAAGGTGCCGACGTTGCCGGGATCGCGGACCTGGACGCCGGCCGCGATCAGCTTGCCAGTGGGCGCGAACGGCACGGTGACCAGCGAGCAGACGGCGACGACGCCCTGCGAGGTGACGGTTTCGCTCAACGCCTCGACGGCGGCGCGGTTGACCTCGAACCACGGGACGCCGGCCGCCGCGGCCAGGTCGTGGAGATCACGATGACGGGTCGCGACCTCGGGTTCGGCGTACACCTCGACGACGAGTTCGCGATGCTCGAGGGCTTCCCGGACGGCCTGCGGGCCTTCGACCAGGAAGCGGCCGGCCTTGCGCCGGAACGCACGAGTGGCGAGCCGCCGAGCCTGCTTGATGCGCGCGGATTGCGCGGTCAGCAGACCGGGACTCGCCACTGTGGTGTAGGGGTGTTGCTCAGGCCGCGGCGTCGGTCTTCGGCGCGTTCACGTCGGCCGGCAGGGCGGCCTTGGCCACCTGCACGAGCGCGGAGAACGCCGCCGGGTCGTTGACAGCCAGGTCGGCCAGGATCTTGCGGTCGACCTCGACCTCGGCCAGCCGCAGGCCCTGGATGAACCGGTTGTAGGTCAGGTCCTCGGCCCGGACCGCGGCGTTGATCCGCTGGATCCACAGCTTGCGGAAGTCGCCCTTGCGCGCCTTGCGGTCACGGTAGGCGTAGACGAGCGAGTGGGTGACCTGCTCCTTGGCCTTGCGGTACAGCCGCGAGCGCTGGCCGCGGTAGCCGCTGGCCTGCTCAAGTACGGTACGACGCTTCTTGTGGGCGTTGACTGCCCGCTTCACGCGTGCCATGAGGTGTTACTCCTTGTATTTCTGCGCCGGAGAGAGGTAGGCCCACTCGGCGGGGATGTTGGGGGGTGAGGGTGGTGCTCAGATGCCGAGAAGCTTCTTGGCCTTCTTCGCGAACGCGGGTGCAACCTCGACGGTGCCGCTCAGGCGCCGCTTGCGCTTGGACGTCTTCGCCTCGGCGAGGTGGCGGACACCGGTCTGCTCGCGGCGAACCTTGCCCGTCCCGGTGATCCGGACGCGCTTCTTCATCCCCGAGTGGGTCTTCATCTTCGGCATGGCTGTTGTGCTCCTGATTATCTTCGTTGACTCGAACTCTGGTGTGACCGGCTCCGGCTGCTGTGACTGACCTGGCGGCCGGAGCGTTACGTCACTCCGGGTCGAGGTTGTCGGCCGGACCCTTCGGCTTCTTCGTGACGCCGGCGGCGCGTTCTGCCTCGTGGGCCTGGGCCTGCTCGGCGCGCTCCGCGCGCTCCGCCTGCTCCTCGGCCTCCCGCTCGGCCTTGCGCTGCGCCTTCTCGGCTTCCACGTCCACGCGCGCCTCGGACTTCTTCTTGTGCGGCCCGAGCACCATGATCATGTTCCGGCCGTCCTGGCGCGGCGAGGACTCGACGAAGCCGAGCTCGTTCACGTCTTCGGCCAGCCGCTGCAGCAACCGGAACCCGAGCTCGGGCCGGGACTGCTCACGTCCGCGGAACATGATGGTGATCTTGACCTTGTCCCCGGCCTTCAGGAACCGGACCACGTGACCCTTCTTGGTCTCGTAGTCGTGCGGGTCGATCTTCGGCCGCAGCTTCATCTCTTTGATGATGGTGTTGGTCTGGTTCCGGCGTGACTCGCGCGCCTTCTGCGCGGTCTCGTACTTGTACTTGCCGAAATCCATCAGCTTGCAGACCGGAGGCCGGGCGGTTGCCGCGACCTCGACCAGGTCGAGATCGGCCTCCTGGGCCAGCCGCAGTGCGTCTTCGATCCGGACGATGCCAACCTGCTCACCGTTCGGTCCGACCAGTCGCACCTCGGGAACGCGGATGCGCTCGTTGACGCGCAAATCAGTGGTGATGGGTCCTCCTGGGTTGAACTAGTACTGGTGCCACCTCGTCATCGCCGGGAACCCCGCTGGAAAACACAAAGGGCCCTCGTGCGATCACACGAAGGCCCAATTCCCAGATCGACGACGCCCCAACCCCTCCGGGTGGTACGCCGTACGATCGCTGTGATGCTCCGGATGTCCTCCAGAATTTCTCAGCGTTGACCGGGACCCGCCGACTGTTCATCGACTGGGTGGGAGGTGGCCCTCCGCTTAGACCAGAACCGCCGGCAGCCTCTGAATATTCCACTCAGGGGTCACCAACAGACCGGGTCGGTCGCCATGTAAGAGTAACAGCATGACCGACGCAGATGCCACTTCGCAGCCGGACCCGCTCTCCACCGCTTCTCGGGACATCGCCGAGGTACCTGCCGTCGAGATCATCTCAACTGCGGCACTCCACCTGATGAGCGCCGCGGCCGTCAACCTCGGCCTGGCCGCCGACCTCCCCGACCACAAGGACCTCGACGAGGCCCGCTCGCTGATCGACTCCTTGGCCGGCCTCCTCGACGCGGCCGCGCCCGCTCTCGGCCACCACCACGCCGCGCCCCTGAAGGACGGTCTGCGCTCACTCCAGCTCGCCTTCCGCGAAGCCAGCACCATCCAGGACGAGCCCGGCCAGGGCCCCGGCGAGAAGTACACCGGCGCCGTCTTCCCGGCGGCCTCCGGCCGCTGACTGCGGTCAGCCCAGAGCGGCGAAGAACGCGAGGATGCCGGCCGGGGCGTCGGGCGCGAAGGAGATCTCGAGGTTCGCCGCGGATTCGGCGGCCGCAGCCTCGGCGCGCGGGAAGAGCGCCGACTCGTACGTCGCCAGGGCGGCCTCGGCGTCGTCGGGCTGTGCGATCAGGGCGGCGGCGAGTTCGGCGGCGTCCTGCATGGCCAGGTTGGCGCCCTCGCCGGCGAACGGCGACATCAGGTGCGCGGCGTCGCCGAGCAGCGTGACGCCCGGGATCCGCTTCCACTGATGACCGATCGGCAGCGCGTGGATCGCGCGCGGGAACGGCTCGGTGTCGGATTCGCGGACGAGGCGGAGAAGACGGTCGTCCCAGCCGTCGAATCCGGCCAGCAGATCGTCCTTCGTGATCGCGGTCCACGGCTCGTCGACCTGTACGGCGGCGTACACATGCAGACGATCAGGCTCCCGGTGGGCCAGGAGCCCACGGCCGGCACCGAGGGCCATCATCATGCCGCCGCCGATCAGATCGGCGCTGTCCTGATGGCGCGTCTCGGGGTCGAGCAGGTTCAGCTCAGCGAACGAGAGACCCAGGTACGCCGGGATCGCATCCGAAACCAACGGCCGCACCTTGGACCACGCGCCGTCCGCACCGATCAGAAGGTCGGCGGTGAACGTACTCCCGTCGGCCAGCCGCACCTTCCGATCGGCGGAGGTCTCGACGACCTTCGCGCCCCAGCGGATCGTGCCGTCCGGCAGGCCGCCGAGCAGCAGGCCGCGCAGGTCGCGGCGGTGCACCTCCGGCCGGCCGCTGCCTTCGTGGTCGTGCGACAGCCGCAGTACGCCGTGCTGGTCGTAGACCTTCATCGATTCGCCGCCGGGCATGATGATGCGCAGGAAGTCGTCGTACAGACCGGCTGCTTTCAGAGCTGCCTGGCCGGACTCCTCGTGGATGTCGAGCATGCCGCCCTGGGTGCGGGCGGTCAGTGAGGACTCGGCTTCGTAGACAACGGCCTCGATGCCGTTGACGTGCAGGATGCGGGCCAGGGTCAAACCGCCGAGGCCGGCGCCGATGATCGCGATCATGCTCGTTCTCCTTCTGTGCGTGGAGTGGCGAGCACTCCGTTGATCAGTACGCGGACGCCCCAGGAGGTCCGGTCCGGTCCGGCCCCGCTCAGCAGGTCCTCCCCCAGCGCCGCGATCCGCGGATGCGTCTCGGGTCGGACCGCCCGCAAGGCGGCGGCCACTGCGTTCCATGCCTCCGGATCGTCGCCACCCGCGTGCTCGGCAGCGGTCGAGGTGGCCAGCTGCAGCAGCAGGTCGACTCCCCACGACGCCTGCCGCGGCGGCACGTCACCTTCGTCGAGCAGCGCGAGGATCGACTCGACCAGCCGCAGATAGTTCTGACCGGATGGGCGCGCGCTGACGGCGGACTGGGCAAGGCTCGGGTATTCGAAAAGCACGAGCGTGTACGACGCGAGCACCGCCTCGAGCCGATCCCGCCAATCGCCGTCCGCCTCGACCGGCGAGAGATCCACCGCGCCGAGCAGCTCGTCGAGCACGGCAGCGTGCAGCTGGGCCGTGTTGCGGAAGTAGACGTACAGCGAGGCCGGCCCGGTATCGAGCTCCTTGGCCAGCCGCCGCATGGTGACCCGCCCGAGCCCTTCGACCCGCATCACGTCGACGGCAGCCGCCACAATCCCCCGCCGAGTCAACGCCTCCTTGGCCGGGCGTTCTCGCCTGCTCCTCGGTTCATCCATGCTTCGAGCCTAACGAACATGTTCGTTACGAACAAGTTCGCCAAGCTGATCGGCTCAGCGCGGGCGGGACCACAACTCCCGAATTGCGTGGTGGCGGCCGGCGCGGCCGGGTACGGTCGGCGATCGTGTCCGACGAGATCCCGGCTCCGGTGGCCAAGCTTGACGCGCAGCAGTTGCTGATCGAGGTGAACGAGCGGTCGGGAGCAGGGCTGACCTTCGTCGGGCGGGCGGCTGCCGGGGAGGTCGGCGCTGGGTTCGTGCGGTGGCCTGACGGGCGAGACGGCGTTCTCACGCGCGGGTTCGGGTCGCTCGACGACTTACGTCGTACGGCGAGAGTTCTCGACGCGGCGCGGTCGGATGGGTTGCCGGTGCCGCAGTATCAGCTGCTGATCGAGGTGACAGACGGGGTCGGCGTGGTCCAGGAGCGTTTGCCGGGTCGGCCGCCTGAGGTGGTCGACCGCGCGCTGCTCGAAGCGATGATCGCGCTGACCGACCGCTTCGCGGGGCTGGCCGACGATCTGCCGGTCCCGTCGATGTACCTGCTCGAGAGCGGGCCGGGCTTCTGCCTGCACGAGTCTCTCCAGCGGTACGACGATCGCACGCGACGGTTGCTCGAATGGGTCCGCGAGGTCGGCCGCGACGAGCCGAGCTGGATGACCGGCGACGATCTGGTGCACCTCGACTTCCATACCGGCAACGTGCTGGTCGACGAGGCCGGCGAGCTGACGGGCATCGTCGACTGGGACGGTATCGGGCGCGGCGATCGCCGGTTCGGCCTTGTCACGTTGCGGTTCGACGCACACTCGCGATTGCCCGACGCGGACCTCGACTGGTTCGACGAACTGCTGGACGACGCACTGGATCCCGCCGTACTGCGGTTGTACTGGGCACACATGAGCCTGCGCCTCGTCGACTGGTCGATCCGCCACCACACCCCGGCCGACACCACGCGCTGGCTCGATTTCGCCGAGACGCGGACGGGCTGACCGCGGTCGCGTCGAACCGGATCCACGACCGCCTTCACGGCGCTGGTGAAGTAGCAGCAAGACCGGACCGCAACCCGTTTCGGAGCAGGCCGAAATCGGTTCACGACGCCCCACAGCGCGGCGGATGTCTCCTAACTTCGAAGTGCGGTCTCCGACCGGGGACCGTCCGGACAAGAGGGGACGAAAGCATGCGCAAGATCGCGATGACTGCCGCCGGGATCGCCGCCGCTGTGATCGGTACGGGCGTGGCGCTCGCACCGACCGCGAACGCGGCAACCGCCGGCACGGCGACGGCGTGCCCGTCGGGGGCAGTCTGTCTTCAGGAGCCGAACGGCAGCATCCTGAGCAAGAACATCTGGTACAGCTACGGCGCGCACAACCTGTCGAACGTGATCGGCACCAAGACGCTGATCAACAGCCAGACCGGCGGTGCGGGCTTCCAAATCTGCACGGGTTACAACGGCACCGGCTGCGGTCCGGTCTACCGCTGGACGGGCCCGTCCGAACCGCACGACTTCACCCCGATCAACTCGATCGTCCTGGTGAAGTAACCAGCAACCGCGCCGGCTCCTCCCCCGCCAGGATCGGAGCCGGCGCTCTGCTGTTCCGCGGGGACTAACCCTTGACGGCTCCTTCTTCGACGCCTTTGAAGAAGAACCGTTGGAGGGTGGCGAAGACTATGACGATGGGGATGAAGGCGATCATCGTGCCGGCGGCGATCAGGCGGGGGTTGTTGCTGAAGGTGCCGGACAGGTACTGCAGGCCGACGGTCAGGGTGTACTTGTTCGGGTCG carries:
- the pheS gene encoding phenylalanine--tRNA ligase subunit alpha, producing MSGPNTDYDPVEVTPLHAEEVERTRDEALTAFTEAADLAALQEAKSTHLGDKSPIVLANREIGALPPQARKEAGQRIGAARKAINEGFASRLAVLEAEHEERMLATERVDVTLPWHTPELGARHPLSLISEQVADVFTALGWDVAEGPEVEAEWLNFDALNFQPDHPARQMQDTFFVEPAGSGKVLRTHTSPVQARSMLSRKPPIYVICPGRVFRTDELDATHTPVFYQVEGLVVDEGITLAHLKGTLDHFVVSMFGEGLEARLRPNFFPFTEPSAEVDLKCFVCRGASVGNPDRPCRTCGSEGWIEWGGCGVVNPRVLQANGIDTERYSGFAFGMGLERTLMFRNGVEDMRDMVEGDVRFSRQFGMEI
- a CDS encoding MFS transporter, whose amino-acid sequence is MTSTPFESSETSAAAGHPRRWWILLILCLSLMVLVVDNTVLNLAIPSLMRDLGATPADIQWVIDAYILAFAGLLLTAGSLSDRFGRRKMLLLGLVVFGAASLLATLADNPWQLIACRFLMGVGGSLLMPSTLSLLFTVFPPEEQRKAMAGWSMVAMLGVVAGPTIGGVLLNHFWWGSIFLLNVPIAALAIIGTLALIPESKGPARDVDPIGAVLTIVGMASIVWAIVSIPADGWGSARVLGGLAVGVVALTAFALWEKRSEHPMVPLALFRDRRFSGTSFSIVLLSFTAGGLLLALTQYLQFVLGYSPLKAGLALIPYAVAAAAFNGLGAALGKKVADRTLICLGLLIIAGSFGILTQVSDSSGYGLLIIGLLVMGIGGGLAGPAAYTLLMQAVPAEHRGVGSAMNDTVQQTGAALSVAVLGSVLAAAYSSALPDSVPEAARKSIADTLALGPDFFASAKHAFIDAMSISMTVGAGGAIAGAVVALALLPRGQAKVEDSAPAPVDDPVH
- a CDS encoding TetR/AcrR family transcriptional regulator C-terminal domain-containing protein, which produces MRETIWTRQRTAAPARETLSREQIVKNAMEILDSEGVGGLSMRKLAARLGAGATSLYWHVPTKDDLVDLLIDQVWGEIDVPEPELAGWRSGALLFGHSLRSAVLRHPWLPEVMYTRPSIGPNAMALGERGLVLFGAAGFTPREVDLAMGSVMSYVLGTVSAEVATREMVRKSGRSEESWVSEMLEQAQSVAGDYPQMQESVRRRTSVNLDSELTENFVFGLDALLDGLQSRVKK
- a CDS encoding CehA/McbA family metallohydrolase, with protein sequence MTFDLPGRFWRGNLHTHSNLSDGARSPRETADVYRDAGYDFVAITDHFRPEYGYPITDTRDLRADGFTTLIGAELHAPRTEAGQQWHIIAAGLPLDFARPSDAETGPELARRARAAGAFVGMAHPSASLLTAADAESLDAAHSIEVQNALSERENRGDSWHLADVLLNRGHRLTTYAADDAHLQPQDPPPCQAWVHVRAEALEPDALLTALKAGHFYSSTGPELYDVHLEGDAIVVRCSPATKILLTGGHPGAELAQGTDLTECTLSWSLFRGRHCRITVEDATGHRAWTNPIHLPR
- a CDS encoding TrmH family RNA methyltransferase; protein product: MASPGLLTAQSARIKQARRLATRAFRRKAGRFLVEGPQAVREALEHRELVVEVYAEPEVATRHRDLHDLAAAAGVPWFEVNRAAVEALSETVTSQGVVAVCSLVTVPFAPTGKLIAAGVQVRDPGNVGTLIRTADAAGADAVVLSAESVDPHNPKAVRASVGSIFHVPITTDVDIATAVGSWRDQGLQVLAADGYGATDLDTCIDDGTLAKPTVWLFGNEAHGLPDDINAIVDHSVKVPIYGRAESLNLATAAAVCLYASARAQRR
- the rplT gene encoding 50S ribosomal protein L20, which encodes MARVKRAVNAHKKRRTVLEQASGYRGQRSRLYRKAKEQVTHSLVYAYRDRKARKGDFRKLWIQRINAAVRAEDLTYNRFIQGLRLAEVEVDRKILADLAVNDPAAFSALVQVAKAALPADVNAPKTDAAA
- the rpmI gene encoding 50S ribosomal protein L35, yielding MPKMKTHSGMKKRVRITGTGKVRREQTGVRHLAEAKTSKRKRRLSGTVEVAPAFAKKAKKLLGI
- the infC gene encoding translation initiation factor IF-3 — protein: MTTDLRVNERIRVPEVRLVGPNGEQVGIVRIEDALRLAQEADLDLVEVAATARPPVCKLMDFGKYKYETAQKARESRRNQTNTIIKEMKLRPKIDPHDYETKKGHVVRFLKAGDKVKITIMFRGREQSRPELGFRLLQRLAEDVNELGFVESSPRQDGRNMIMVLGPHKKKSEARVDVEAEKAQRKAEREAEEQAERAERAEQAQAHEAERAAGVTKKPKGPADNLDPE
- a CDS encoding DUF1844 domain-containing protein, whose protein sequence is MTDADATSQPDPLSTASRDIAEVPAVEIISTAALHLMSAAAVNLGLAADLPDHKDLDEARSLIDSLAGLLDAAAPALGHHHAAPLKDGLRSLQLAFREASTIQDEPGQGPGEKYTGAVFPAASGR